From one Lolium rigidum isolate FL_2022 chromosome 4, APGP_CSIRO_Lrig_0.1, whole genome shotgun sequence genomic stretch:
- the LOC124705630 gene encoding pathogenesis-related protein 1-like has translation MEYSMKQLAAVMLLALAYAMIVTAQTIEQDMVDAHNAVRANVSVPPVSWDPTVAAYAEAWAEKRRADCLVENSPQGRPYGENIVGANGTEWNHVDAVDFWVLEKQYYDHATNTCSAPPSESCDAYTQLVWRDTKFIGCAGVICDGDVGVFLICSYDPPGNVVGQSPY, from the coding sequence ATGGAGTACTCGATGAAGCAGCTGGCTGCAGTGATGCTCTTAGCTCTCGCGTATGCCATGATCGTCACCGCCCAGACCATAGAACAGGACATGGTGGATGCCCACAACGCGGTACGCGCCAACGTCAGTGTGCCGCCAGTGTCGTGGGACCCCACGGTGGCGGCGTACGCAGAGGCGTGGGCGGAGAAGCGCCGTGCCGACTGTTTGGTGGAAAACTCTCCGCAGGGTCGTCCATACGGAGAGAACATCGTCGGGGCCAACGGGACCGAATGGAACCATGTCGATGCCGTGGATTTTTGGGTGTTGGAAAAGCAGTACTACGACCATGCCACCAACACCTGCTCAGCGCCTCCCAGTGAGTCATGTGATGCATACACTCAGCTGGTGTGGAGGGACACGAAGTTCATTGGCTGCGCCGGTGTCATTTGCGATGGCGACGTTGGCGTCTTTCTCATCTGCAGCTACGACCCACCGGGCAACGTGGTGGGGCAAAGTCCATACTAG